The Lolium perenne isolate Kyuss_39 chromosome 6, Kyuss_2.0, whole genome shotgun sequence genome segment ccatcgtgaggtaggcgacggttaggttaaaatttattgtgccgctgacgagtcggccccgccactccccgcctcgcttttcggtgtgtcgacGTCCCCGgtacgtcccctgtgggacggggacgggctcggggcgccagaCACCGTATCGGGGTGCGCCGGATAAAAATAAGCTTTGGggaacgcggctggaacggtttttagTCCGGCGAGCCCCAAATctttttgggggacgcggctggagatgctcctaGTGGCACGATATTGGCAAAAGGAAACACCACCATAGTCCCGTGTGAGATTTGACCGAGACTCACGTGGTAGCAGCAGCAACCCAACCGATTCTGCAGTTTCGCTGGACATACAACCCAACCTACCATTCGTTTTACCGTTTATTGTACAATGCAAACCGAATGGTAATACGGCTGATTGTACAGTTTTTTTGGCAATGGAACGGAAGAAGTAGATGTACATCCTGCCCTCCTATTGTACAATGCAAACCGAATGTAATACGGCTGATTGTACAGTTTCTTTGGCAATGGAACGGACAAGAAGTAGATGTGTACATCCTGCCCTCCTATTGTACAATGCAAACCGAATGGTAATACCACTGATTCTACAGTTTCTTTGGCAATGGAACGGACAAGAAGTAGATGTACATCCTGCCCCTCCTATCCTATATATATAGAGTGCAGCGGAACGGGGGATGGCACACATTCCTCTGCCACAGTAGCAAACATCAGGGTTCCAGACGGAGAGCCAGTCGCTTGCACAGCCATGGACGCCGCAGCAGCCCAGCCGGCAGGGAGGTCAGGGCCAAGAGCAGCCGTTGTGTGCAGGCTGCTCATTCAGGTATAGTATAATCCCCACAGAACTAATTAGCTTTAGTCCAAAATTTCCTATGGATCTGGGTAGCGGGGGAAACAATTGAATCAGATGTTCTTCAATAGCAGATCGACACACAGTAGTTAATCTAGGTTTATTTTAGCGCTGACTTTAGGAATTTCAGTTTTAAATGGTAGCTCACACACAAAATCAAACCTTCTAAAACGTTTGCAGCAGCATCAGATGTCGCCTGCAGGACCGATGCTCGCTCCTCTGCCGGCACCGCAGGTATCTCCGTGTGTGATCTAGGAAAAATGTAGTAGCTGTAGCGTCTATCAGCTTCTTATACTGATGATAGTGTTAACAATTCATTGTTACAGGGCTGCCCGCAGCACCGTCTACAAGACGCAGCCCGCAGCTTTCAATTGGCGGCAGAGCAGTTGAAGAAAGCTTGCGAAAGGCTCGATGCTGCCTCCGAAAACTTACTGAAGGCAGCTGAGTGCTTGATGGAGTTGACAAAACGGATGGTGGCACGGGAAGCCGCTGCTCAGGAAAGAGCTGTCGAGATGAACAAGAACCATCTAGGCAAGTTCAAAATGCTTGGTCTATTATCTATTTTCGGTTACGGCACACGCTAGCTGCTCAATTAATTTTTTACACACGAGAAATATTTTCTTATATACACTGATTGGACGCTGCTAGTTAACCTAAGTTTCTATCGATTGATCAATAAACAGAGTTGCGACTGGGGAGAAACTACGGCGCTGAAAGGCATGGAGATGATCCTGCCGGACCACATAGAAAGAAGAGGAAAGTGGATGGGAAGATGCCCAAGTGCAAGGGCAAGGAAGTGATGTCCAATGGGAGCAGCAAGGGCAACGCAGCAGGGTCATGCACCCCATCGGAGCCTGGTGCCGTCAGTTAGACAAATACAAAGCAAGAACTGCTTCATCGTATCAACTTCAGATTATCACGAGCATCCTTTCAACAGCAATATCGCTATGTAATTTCGGTCATGTAGGCAGTTTCTTCTGTAGTCTAAGCACTGTTATGTCTCGCCAGACACAATTTGGCCTGCAACAACCGCTGTATCGTATCAAATCCGACGAGCATGAGCTTCCTTTTAGCAGCAGTATTTCTATGCAGTTTCAGACATGTAGGCAGTTCTTTTCTCTAGTCTAAGCAATATTTTGACTCATCAGTTACACCGTGTATCGATAGTTTGTCAAGCAAGCAATTACTGGAACTCACTTTTTTTTAAACGGACTTAACATTGTGAAAACATTCTGAGGGGTGTACCCATAAAAGAGAAGCATGCATGTTCAGTTGGATCAAGGCAAAGCTGATAATAAAAACAAAACTGACTGCAAATGCATGGCATCCAAAGCTAGAAATAAGAAGCAGACGGTACAAATAACTGCTGCGCGAAGTACAtaacctccaagctacgtaggtgTATGTTTATTTCAGCAGGTCTATTCTTAACATTTGGGGTTTCCACTCTAACAGTCTGAAACTCTGAGTGCACACAGCCGACGATGCCCGGTTGGGAATGAAACCAGGATGGTGGTGACGTTCACGGCGGCGTGGCACGCCGGATACgacgcgaggaggaggaggagcacggcCAAGGAGTGCTTGGCGGTGAGAACGCCGGCGAGCGGTGATGCCATTGTGTATCGGACGTGCGGCGCTTTCGGTGTATAGAAGGAAAGGGAGCGATGGTCCACAAGCTTATGGGGTGCCCTTGGTTTTATAGCAAGCAAACAGTGGTGGCTTGGACGAGCAGGAAATTCAGTACCAGGAGAGCGATGCTCCGGTGTGCTTGGTGTTCTACAAACATCGAGTTAATTCCGAAAAATTACCACATTCGTTTAAATTGCAAAATCCACCATTAaggcttgtttggtactagagttttagtggggattaTAATCCGCTTCAAACTTCAAATCCCACTTATCCCCAATacggccttgtttggtactagtatTTTAgtgggattagtggggataatactctagagtattgggtgaatctGTCACCCAATCCTCATAAAACCCCAACCTCAATCCACTAGGTAgaggtagagtattggggattgaaaaaaatACACTAAAATTTGGGGAAAAGTTGGGATAAGTGGAAattaaactcgctcatactctagcaccaaacatgtattggggataagtggggatttgaaatttggagcggattatccccactaatcctcACTAAAACTCTAATACCAAACAAACCctacatgtttggtgctagagtatgagcgagtttaatcctcacttatccccactttttctgaaattttagtgtaattttttcaatccccaatactctacccctacctagtggattgagGATGAGATTTTGTGGGGATTGGGTAACAGCAgtgattcacccaatactctagagtattatccccactaaaacactagtaccaaacaaggtcTTATTGGGAAAATTCGTTGCAATGGTATTAACGCGGAATGTGACAGTGGGTCCCATTATCAGTGGTGACACGGCAGAGGGGAGGCCTTCCAACCAACTAACCAAGGCAGATCTAATTATTATGGGCTTTTGTAAATTCTAGAGGGCCCCACTTACGGCGAGCTCCTGCAGTGCGCGGACGGGCGCGGCCATCCCGTGAGGGAGGTGGAGCAGGCGGCTATAGCCGGCGTGGGCGAGGGTTGAGCATGGGCGGTGTGCGTGCGAGCTCCGAAAGTCGGTTGCGAGTTGCGGCCATGGGTGTGGTCTTTATTTAAAGTTTCCATGGCACTCTGTCCTTCTAGTTTTTATCGGCACGATTCAAATTAGGGCACCAGATTCTTTGAACGGTTCTTCTTTACAATATTGGCCAGGCAGTTTTTTTACCCGGAACACCATAATTTTATTATATCGACTCTGCAAACTCACTGGCTGCAACACACATTGCATCTTTTGGAACCATGTTGACCCAGCATGCACGGTCGCCTTGTGGCCGGCACCGAACGCAGCTAATGCATGAGCTACCTCATTATAAATACATGGAGCAAAGGAAATATCCACCACACCAAAGTTCAGCCTAGTAAATTTTGATGCCATTTGTCAAACAATATTGAATAGAAACCCTAAAATATAGTTTATTGGATAAATATATACATACGCTCATCTCTATGAACACACTCACACACTCACTCCTATAGGCATTTTATTTTATTAAGGCACATTTTTAACAAAAATATACTCTTTTAATACGCTTATAATGTGATACACAATCAGTATAATAGTAAAATACTtttgaaaacaacaaaaaatgatAAAAATTTCATGCCATATAACCTTATTCAACATTTGTTGATCAAAGACATATCCCAACGTACCAAAATACGCCTTACTTTTAGGAACGGATGGAGTACATAGTGCAAGTGGAACATAAGTTAAAGATCACATTCATCAATGGCGATATACGACATGGCTCTACTACTGGCAACATTTAGCTGAATGTACCAAGATGGGACAAGACCTTTACATAAGAAACACAATTGTGCAACCAGATCTTAATGTGGACCTTTGGTTTAAATATAATTGCATTTCATTGACAATTTTTTACATACATTATATAAGTGGAGATAGGTTGTAGAGCACGCTCGTCAACGGCAACATATAAGGCACGGTGTATTCAGGGAAGGAGCCATTTCTATTTACAAATCTTGTCTAAACTATTTAGCTAAATATATTAAAATGGAGCCTAATTTTGAAACCCTTCATGTATGAGAAGCACAATTCACTACGGGAGACACGGGGTGCGccgacggccccgcaccgtcggcacagggtggagcaccgtcggcaccgtctctgccgacggtgaccgtcggcgtctTCGCGTCGGCACAGATCGCGTCGGGGGCGGCGcgctcaccgtcggcacaggcctcCACCGTCGGCACAcgcgtacgccgacggctgggCGGTGGCCATCGGCCGTACTACCGTCGGCACACGTGGCTCGCCATGTCCCAGCTCGCCGTTACCGTCCCTCTGTGCCGGCGGTGTAACCGTCGGCACATGCCGTCCTGTTTTTTCCCAGAAACGGCGCGAACGCACGGCATTTCAAACTGGAAAAAAATGGCGCGAACCGCagcagctgtgccgacggtgtcaccgtcggcacaggccctGCCATTTGGCACAGCTATGGGCCTGGCACAGCTGCTGCCCAGATTTTTTTATTTCCCTGATTTTGCTCCATTTGCACAGCAATTGCATATAAAATAGCAGTATCATATATGAATTGCACACATATAGCTCACATCACAGATATAGCACAAATATGGCACCAAATCCCAAATTTAGTACAAATATAGCACACAAGCAATACGGTACATATAGTCATTCTACATAGATCATTCTACACATATAGCatgtgtcatgtagctagtacaatgtagaaactatggtggtgcaccacccgagtgacgatctagctccagacgatctagctccgagtgggtgaagtgaggccgctgtatttcgacggtgctcggggaggtagaaccacgacgagagccaccggaagcagaaccatgccgaggttcggcagaagcaccaggagaacagcgaccggggtgcatcggcgtaccatcaggagcgtcgttcccggattctcccaatccctacatgttggagggagttagcaacttagccatgtcacaccaagttagcaacttagccaagttagcaacttaccggggtcaactgacgctgacgcttgtacatgatatagaactcctccttggacgggaacactggcgtcggccccggatgaggtggctctgggagtggttcctctcgcactccagtcatcatgaaccgagtgaaactctgcaagaaacaggagagatagctcagattcaaacatggggacttatgatgttttgcaaccatagagattgaaacttaccgccatctggttgctcgtccactggacataggcatctttcacaaggtcatgctccttaatcttctcgagatactcctcgtaagctactgcataggcctcctcgagctgagtctacaatttcagaaataatgcgtctcatcaacatagccattcaggaacaagagtcaaaacagaggatgaaagtgtggatgacttacatctacctctacccgagaacggcatgtagtccgcgaggaggtagcgtagctgccggaggggagggtagccttgatctgcgtgaaGTTATTCTGAGGCTTGAAACCCCCAAAGGCAGGCAGACGTCCATGCGGCTGGCCGGACCCCGCCAAAGAtcatcgccacctcgtcgaccggctcggtcatagggtcctccacctctggatggagcttggcgtactcctcgtagtatctttccttgttctctttggccttgccgtagtacatctcaggcgcgggccgaggctcgttcggacggggcgtcaccagcttcatgtgcgtccacgcttccatctcaccaagttccctcccgagcttcttcccctgcatcacaaaacaaatgttatgcatatcatcgaaaatcaaaaaaatgcagcttgttccatttttatatgtaccaGACGCTCCCGATAGCGATCGGTGTTGCTGCTCCCCGCACTGTGTGTTCCCTGATTCCCACGGTTGGCCTTGTTCCGGTCGCTCACGGCCTTGAAATCGGGGTTTTCGCGACCCAATTCTTGACCAAGTCCATGAAGGCGgccctcttattattatcagcccaatgtggtacaacctgcaaaatcaaaactcatttgaagaacaaacaatatagttgcaagttagccgcagtacatagaatcgcattgacaattacttaccAACATGAAGTCATCTATCGTCATAGCCGGGGCGAGTTCCTGCACAATCTCAGGCTTTGTGTACCTTACGCCCTGCTCAGCATAGAAGTGGCCGATGCACGTGATcctctggttgtaccactgctgccgtGTCAACTTCCGACACATGTTACGGAGGACCACGTCCACCCTCTTCTTATGCTCAGTCGCCACCCTATAATTGCGCTGCAATCAAGCATAACAgaaagtgtgagaggcatgagttatcacggtggggttatcaactacatatgaacgaaacccaaagagtatgcattacgtatccaaaacttcttgatcacggcgtcggcggcggaagtaaagccagggtaaggcgctatctcaaagtcttcccaagtgtaggctagcttggactcgcccccaaggaccggagtgtacatccccggccagtacttcctaatagcagctccaatcagactccctggcacgcggacattcttccccgtatatgtgaaattcctgcacaattatcaaacattagaaaatgctaagtgtcataacgaaaatgaaatcaccttactacttactctatctttcctgggacaaggagccacttctcatcctccgtagcaggttccttactctcatcgggaacctacgcttccccacgaatccgcaacttcttcggagccatctccgtcgaagcctcctcgtccctagactcctcctcctcctccctagtgtcctcctcctcctccctagtgtcctcctcctcgtccatagACTGTGAAGCCACCGAGCTGTGGCGTAGGGAATGTCGGCTAGAAGGAGCTGTGcatccccctcgtcctccagctcgtcctccccctcgtcctccagctcgtcctccagctcgtcctccccctcgtcctccccgtcctccgtctgcgtcttcgtaacgccgggtgggaacaatgggtcttccactccgtctggaagcacccggccctggcttccgctgatgcatctgatcaagcaaggagcacgatgatgccttccgtccgctcatattaggcaattacctgcataagaaaagagaaaataattaataagcatgttgaaaaTGAGTAAACACTACGCATAATGACAAatataggtactaagcataatgaaaaatgtaggtattaagcataatgacaaatgtatgtattaagcataatgataatgtaggtactaagcataatgacaaatgtatgtattaagcataatgataatgtaggtactaagcataaaagaccctcaccattcatcaccactctcatctctaggcattgggttctcagcctcactatcaaaattagtatcatatgagtattcatggtcggcattgggttccggttgagtctcgacaatgttgtctttgttcgcatggcgcttggtgagcatagctatgtccttcaggtccaccacggtctcaccacgcatttgtacatcgttgtggagatcctgaagacctatgtctatttgaagagccccgaactgctcttcctcttgatagaaaattccctcatatgttaccgggtcaatgttgttgtaatcgtcctaggaggggatgggtagcttaccatgtggcgatacctggaacacgacttcccagcccatgagttcctcattctgacatgtgggcgtatgcctacgtttgagcttggttaggtcataggtacatgtggaaacaaggatcagcccatatgatcccaaggttctctccggttcacctccgagggagttcccccctatacatgcagaatctgcctaagtgtaggaaccccatgtccgagaagccgggcacacccggagggggtagcattggatatagaaccatctcaaatcacttttgtgcatgccatgtggacacacacaacttttggggccattccctaggtccgatgctcgatttctgacgaaaccctagttctgttgaccgtacggtctacccctttgactgcatcccatcgggggtcccccggtgggcgtatgcctacgtttgagcttggttaggtcataggtacatgtggaaacaaggatcataccctatgatcccaaggttctctccggttcacctccgagggagttccccccctatacatgcagaccgctaaGTGTAGgacccccatgtccgagaagccggcacacccggagggggtagcattggatatagaaccatctcaaatcacttttgtgcatgccatgtggacacacacaacttttggggccattccctaggtccgatgctcgatttctgacgaaaccctagttctgttgaccgcgtcgtctacccctttgactgcatcccatcgggggtcccccggtgggcgtatgcctacgtttgagcttggttaggtcataggtacatgtgtaaacaaggatcagcccatacgatcccaaggttctctccggttcacctccgagggagttcccccctatacatgcagaatctgcctaagtgtaggaaccccatgtccgagaagccgggcacacccggagggggtagcattggatatagaaccatctcaaatcacttttgtgcatgccatgtggacacacacaacttttggggccattccctaggtccgatgctcgatttctgacgaaaccctagttctgttgaccgcgccgtctacccctttgactgcatcccatcgggggtcccccggtgggcgtatgcctacgtttgagcttggttaggtcataggtacatgtggaaacaaggatcataccctatgatcccaaggttctctccggttcaccttcgagggagttcccccctatacatgcaaaatctgcctaagtgtaggaaccccatgtccgagaagccgggcacacccggagggggtagcattggatatagaaccatctcaaatcacttttgtgcatgccatgtggacacacacaacttttggggccattccctaggtccgatgctcgatttccgacgaaaccctagttctccgttgaccgcgccgtctacccctttgatcgcatcccatcggggttcccccggtgggcgtatgcctacgtttgagcttggttaggtcataggtacatgtggaaacaaggatcagcccatatgatcccaaggttctctccggttcacctccgagggagttcccccctatacatgcagaccgcctaagtgtaggaaccccatgtccgagaagccgggcacacccggagggggtagcattggatatagaaccatctcaaatcacttttgtgcatgccatgtggacacacacaacttttggggccattccctaggtccgatgctcgatttctgacgaaaccctagttctgttgaccgcgccgtctacccctttgactgcatcccatcaggggtcccccggtgggcgtatgcctatgtttgagcttggttaggtcataggtacatgtggaaacaaggatcataccctataatcccaaggttctctccggttcacctccgagggagttcccccctatacatgcagaatctgcctaagtgtaggaaccccatgtccgagaagccgggcacacccggagggggtagcattggatatagaaccatctcaaatcacttttgtgcatgccatgtggacacacacaacttttggggccattccctaggtccgatgctcgatttctgacgaaaccctagttctgttgaccgcgccgtctacccctttgactgcatcccatcgggggtcccccggtgggcgtatgcctacgtttgagcttggttatgtcataggtacatgtggaaacaaggatcataccctatgatcccaaggttctctccggttcacctccgagggagttcccccctatacatgcagaatctgcctaagtgtaggaaccccatgtccgagaagtcgggcaaacccggagggggtagcattggatatagaaccatctcaaatcacttttgtgcatgtcatgtggacacacacaacttttggggccattccctaggtccgatgctcgatttctgacgaaacctagttctgttgaccgcgccgtctacccctttgactgcatcccatcgggggtcccccggtgggcgtatgcctacgtttgagcttggttaggtcataggtacatgtggaaacaaggatcataccctatgatcccaaggttctctccggttcacctccgagggagttcccccctatatatgcagaatctgcctaagtgtaggaaccccatgtccgagaagccaaggcacacccggagggggtagcattggatatagaaccatctcaaatcacttttgtgcatgccatatggacacacacaacttatggggccattccctaggtccgatgctcgatttctgatgaaaccctagttctgttgaccgcgccgtctacccccctttgactgcatcccatcgggggtcccccggtgggcgtatgcctatgtttgagcttggttaggtcataggtacatgtggaaacaaggatcataccccatgatcccaaggttctctccggttcacctccgagggagttcccccctatacatgcaga includes the following:
- the LOC139832338 gene encoding uncharacterized protein; the protein is MCRKLTRQQWYNQRITCIGHFYAEQGVRYTKPEIVQELAPAMTIDDFMLNNFTQIKATLPSGSYATSSRTTCRSRVEVDTQLEEAYAVAYEEYLEKIKEHDLVKDAYVQWTSNQMASFTRFMMTGVREEPLPEPPHPGPTPVFPSKEEFYIMYKRQRQLTPGLGESGNDAPDGTPMHPGRCSPGASAEPRHGSASGGSRRGSTSPSTVEIQRPHFTHSELDRLELDRHSGGAPP